In the Cucurbita pepo subsp. pepo cultivar mu-cu-16 chromosome LG17, ASM280686v2, whole genome shotgun sequence genome, ttgtttatttctgACAATATTTCAGTTTCTtgtaaaaagataaaaaccaATATACTCTCTCAGATAGGCTGAAGAAATGGGTTGAAATACTGTTTTAATTATGTCATTTtaacttttgtttattttggtcCTTACACTTTCAAGCTGTCCATTATGATCCTGTATTTTCAGCTTTTGTCCATATTAATCCTTGTACTTGTTCTCTATACATTGGAAAAAAAGTGTTTTGGTcccctcattttcttttttctcaaaattttagcACTATCTACATTTCATAACTTTCTTGAAAGGTAACTGGTTAACAGCCTAtgccactgctagcagatattgtacgttttggcccgttacgtatcgctgtcagcctcacggttttaaaacgcatctacaagggagaggttttcacacccttaaaaggttcgttcccctctcctctgtgggatctcacaatccacccccccccccccNNNNNNNNNNNNNNNNNNNNNNNNNNNNNNNNNNNNNNNNNNNNNNNNNNNNNNNNNNNNNNNNNNNNNNNNNNNNNNNNNNNNNNNNNNNNNNNNNNNNNNNNNNNNNNNNNNNNNNNNNNNNNNNNNNNNNNNNNNNNNNNNNNNNNNNTCGTCCTCTAtgggtttttccttccaagttcccctcaaggttttaaaatgtgtctgctagggagaggtttccacacccatataaggaatgtttcgttcccctctccaaccgaggtgagatctcacaataactTTGTAGTATTAAATGGTTTTCATTGGTCTTAGAATTTTGTCTATAGACACCAAAATGGtcacttttaaaagtataggAGATTCTTTTGAAGTATAAAACTTGAAagtataaaatgaaaatggacaTTTTGAAAGTGCAAGGTCCAAAACGAACCAAAGTTGAAAgtgcaaataataaattaacctAACGGCAGTGCAAGGGttcaattaaaacaattaGGTATTGCCTATGATGTATGTAAATCACGCACATGACTgtaaattaaaccaaaaaaaggaaatcagATAAAGTTAGTAATATAAGCACCAACTAGAGCTGGACACCATGAAAGCATAAATTTAGTTACTTAGCAACTACGAGAACATCAGTGCTTCAACCGAGCAATAATCGCTCACCAGAAACAAATTACTTGGGGTATGCTAACCGAGCCCCCGAAACTTTCTTGCATAGCTTCCcactgaaaaataaattaactaactTGAAGAGTGGACCCAAGATTTAGGAGAActtatatcattttaaatgGGTAAAAAGATGAACATCTTCAATAAATCAAAACTTCAAACAGGGTGCTATctccataaataataaacaagGAAAAAGCAAATAATGTTAATGTAAAGAATGTTAATAAGAACACAAGGGAAAGTGTCTATAAACCCTACAATTTGTCCCAGTCAACCAGACAAGGCAAAATTCATCTCCTCAATAGATGTCAATAAggagaaaagaataaaagaaatgcAAGTACTACACCAAATGAGAACTGTATGAACAGACATACAAGCTCAGAGAGAAAACAGGGTAACAAAAACTTGCCAACATGTAAATCAATTCAATCCAAACCTACAAATCCCTCACAAAATCTACACGAACATATATTTCAGAGTTCAGCATCGGTTAATTTTTCAACCGAAAAAGATAAATGATTGAACTTTGAACATCTACCTAGAGTCTCAGATCCTGTGGATTTAGTTGGAATTCCATGAAGAAATAGGTATGGATACACACACATGTTGAAAACTTGACTATCAATTACAAGTCCAAGATGCTAAGACAGCTAAACGACCAGTTTCTTTTAACAATTCAGTTCAGAACTATGATGCACTCTGCAAGTACTTAAAAGTCCTGATTCCTGTCAACGGAAATTGATCAACtcaacccttttttttttttttttctttgagaaatCAATATACGAAAAGGAACAAGCATTGATTTACCAAACTGAATCAGAAAAATGCTTCCTCTTCGCTCTTCCTTAGTCCCACTTCCATGAAATTGCTCATAGGACCATTTAACAATCGCAATATCAGAAAAGGGAAGGAGTTTCTCCTCAATTTGTCAAAAGTTTCATGTACGCCACAAATATCTTAAGCAAATGTTATCTAATTTCAGATACAGACTGTTCCCTTATCAATTTTCTTTAGTGTTAAGAGTTTTATtcaggaggaggaggagatcgGGATAATTTCAGCAGTAAAGAACTCAATTCcagaataaaaaaacaagagagcCAAAGAATTCAAGCCTTAAAAATGATTAGAGCAAGAAACCAATTCCAAAAAAGATCAATGGCACAAAAGATGAACTCACTTCTTATGCCGCCGCCCGCGCTTAGTCCCCCAGCCTTCAAGCTTCGCGATGGGGCAGCCACAGCGCGCCCGAAAGAGCAAAATAGCTCGACCATTGGGTGGTGCCATCTTCCTCAGCTCGGACCTCAAGCACTCATAATCCGGGTTAGCCTCACTACCTCCCTTCCACGGCAATTTATCAATCTCCTTGGACCCACCCTTCACACACTCCTCCGTTTGCAATTGCAGATCAAACTCCATAGCCTTCTTCAACCCTTTACATCCCGGCTTCGCGCATTTCCTCGATCTAGCGCCACAACAAATCTCAAACACACCAACAATCAcacagaaaaacaacaaaaacccAACAATAAACGGAAACGGAAATTGAGGAAGCTGCAGGGCCGAATACGACAAGAGAATCGAAAGAGAGTTGAAAATGTAAGAGAAATATGACGTTACAAGAAAGGTACCGGAAAACAGAACGAGAATGAGGATAAGAAGATCAAGGGTTGCGGATGGAGAGTGTTTACAGAGAAGGGAATTGCTAGGGCTAGGGTTTGCACAAGTCTTGGATTTGGAAATTGACGACGATGAGGTGAGAATTGAGGACGGAGGCATGGCGGTTGTCGGAACCAGAAGATTGCGCATGTTCTATAGAAAGCCCAGTTAGAGATTGGAATGAATGGAGTTCACAATTAGGGCAAAATTAGGGATCTTCCTGTAAAAAGAAGattgagaaagaagaagaagaagaagaagaagaagaagaagaagaagaagaagagtggCGCACGTTAGCGAAGTGGTGGTGACGGACCGGCGAACGTGAACCGTCTGCTTGAGGATCACACACGCGCCACGGAGGAGAGTGGCTGAGAATGTGAAAGacgatatattatttatatattttttcttctactttcgTTTCCaacgaaaaataataaataaaggcttcttcttcttcttattattattattattatttgcgggaaaagtaaatgaaataaagtgaaattaaattgaagGACGGTTGAGCTTCCAAGCGTTCACGTgatgttaaattaattaatgattctCTAAAAATAAAGGTAATTAAAATGGGGGaagatgtttattttaattattattttttaaaatgaatgttttttctttttatttttgtttttttttttttaataaattgagGCTGTACTTGGGATAGATAGAGATGCANATTGAAGATTGATctggaa is a window encoding:
- the LOC111778166 gene encoding uncharacterized protein At5g19025-like isoform X3 gives rise to the protein MGSQRVRSSSDGEDAISRKCAKPGCKGLKKAMEFDLQLQTEECVKGGSKEIDKLPWKGGSEANPDYECLRSELRKMAPPNGRAILLFRARCGCPIAKLEGWGTKRGRRHKNGKLCKKVSGARLAYPK
- the LOC111778166 gene encoding uncharacterized protein At5g19025-like isoform X1, which encodes MRNLLVPTTAMPPSSILTSSSSISKSKTCANPSPSNSLLCKHSPSATLDLLILILVLFSGTFLVTSYFSYIFNSLSILLSYSALQLPQFPFPFIVGFLLFFCVIVGVFEICCGARSRKCAKPGCKGLKKAMEFDLQLQTEECVKGGSKEIDKLPWKGGSEANPDYECLRSELRKMAPPNGRAILLFRARCGCPIAKLEGWGTKRGRRHKNGKLCKKVSGARLAYPK
- the LOC111778166 gene encoding uncharacterized protein At5g19025-like isoform X2, whose amino-acid sequence is MRNLLVPTTAMPPSSILTSSSSISKSKTCANPSPSNSLLCKHSPSATLDLLILILVLFSGTFLVTSYFSYIFNSLSILLSYSALQLPQFPFPFIVGFLLFFCVIVGVFEICCGARSRKCAKPGCKGLKKAMEFDLQLQTEECVKGGSKEIDKLPWKGGSEANPDYECLRSELRKMAPPNGRAILLFRARCGCPIAKLEGWGTKRGRRHKKALATLGINGGGGHR